The Actinomycetes bacterium genomic interval CGCTACATAGGCGACCCCGAGTTGGCGAATCTGCCACGCAAGTTCAAAAGCGCTGTCTCGGGCTCCCCTCGACAGGATGTCGCTCATGAGATCAACGACATCTCTTTCATCGGGGTAGAGCATCCAGATCTAGGACCAGGTTTTGACCTTTGGGTAGGCGGGGGTCTGTCTACGGTGCCCAAGTTGGGTACTCGGCTCGGTGCGTGGGTCGCATTGGCGGACGTCCCGGATGTTTGGTTTGCCACCGTGCAACTGTTCCGTGACTACGGCTACCGCAGGTTGCGCAATAAGGCACGACTGAAGTTCCTGATCGCCGATTGGGGAGCTGAGAAATTCCGTCAGGTACTCGAGAATGAGTACCTGGGTCGAAAACTGGCGGATGGTCCGCCCCCGCCCGCTCCAGCCGCTGGCGCGCGGGATCACGTCGGAATTCATCCGCAGCAAGACGGCAAGTTCTACGTGGGTGCGGCACCTACGGTGGGGCGAATCTCAGGCAGCAGACTTGCTCGGATCGCTGATCTTGCCGAGAAGTACGGTAGCGGTCGCATCCGCCTCACCGCACACCAAAAGTTCGTCCTACTGGACATCCCGCAGGAGAACACCGAACGGGTGGCGCAAGAGTTGGAGGGCATGCAACTTCGCGTGCGTCCTTCGCAGTTCCGCCGTGCGGCCATGGCCTGCACGGGGATTGAATATTGCAAACTAGCCATTTCCGAAACCAAGGCCCGTACTGCTGATCTGGTGACGGACCTTGAGCAGCGGCGACCTGAGTGGGATTTGCCGCTAGCGATCCATGTCAATGGCTGCCCGAACTCTTGTGCTCGATTCCAAGTCGCCGACATCGGACTTAAGGGTGTGCTGGCAACCGATGACGAGGGTCAGCAAGCTGAAGGCTTTCAGGTCCATCTCGGCGGGTCACTGGGCGAGGAATCCGGTTTTGGCCGCAGCCCACGCGGACTTCGACTCTCTGCGGATGACCTCAGCGACTATGTTGACCGGCTGATCGGTCGCTTCGAGGAACAGCGCACCGCCGACGAGTCTTTCGCCCAATGGAGCATCAGAGCTGCTGAGGATGATCTTCGATGAGCACCGCCGATCCGCCCGCCACATCAGGTGTCGACCTACGACTGCGTCCGCCGCGGCGCAGCGAGGAGGAGTTGCGACACATCGTGGACCAGGGCAAACAGATCTTTGGCGAAGAAGCGGAGCCGCTTGAATTGCTGCTGTGGTTCGGCAAACGGCTGGGGGTCGAGCGATTGGCGGTCGCGGTGTCGTTCTCCGACGGGGTGATGGCGTACTTGGCCGCTCACGCGGTTCCCGGCGTTGACCTGTTATTCGTCGACACCGGCTACCACTTCGCGGAAACTCTTGGCCTGCGAGACGCAGTTGCCAGCACCCAAAAGGTAAATGTCCGCTCGTTACAACCGGAACTCGCCACTAAACAACAGGACGAGCGGTACGGAGCCGAGTTGTGGCGTACCGACCCGGACAAATGCTGCGCCATGCGCAAGACCGCACCGATGGATAACGCGCTGCGTGGTTATGAAGCATGGGCCACTGGCCTGCGCCGCAATGATCACGATGGTCGAGTACGCACCCCGCTCATTGAGTGGGATGAACGACACCGAATGATCAAACTCAATCCGATCGCCGCCTACAGCGACGAACAAATCGATGCCTGCATCGTCGAGTACGGAATCATGGAAAATCCACTGCGCCAACTGGGCTATCGCTCAATCGGCTGCGAACCCTGCACCCAACCAGTAGCCGACGGTGCACCAGAACGCTCCGGCCGTTGGGCGGGTCGCAACAAA includes:
- a CDS encoding nitrite/sulfite reductase; this translates as MTPVEANPPAASPKTPKSDRPKRAPKPQGQWALGQTEPLNDNERFKQEDNGLNVRQRIEQIYSKEGFASIPADDLRGRMRWWGLYTQRKKGIPGGKTGSLPVEELDAEFFMMRVRSDGGALSAEQARIIAHISRRYARNTADISDRQNIQLHWIRIEDVPEIWRQLESVGLGTTEACGDTPRVILGSPVAGVAADEIIDGTPAIEEILRRYIGDPELANLPRKFKSAVSGSPRQDVAHEINDISFIGVEHPDLGPGFDLWVGGGLSTVPKLGTRLGAWVALADVPDVWFATVQLFRDYGYRRLRNKARLKFLIADWGAEKFRQVLENEYLGRKLADGPPPPAPAAGARDHVGIHPQQDGKFYVGAAPTVGRISGSRLARIADLAEKYGSGRIRLTAHQKFVLLDIPQENTERVAQELEGMQLRVRPSQFRRAAMACTGIEYCKLAISETKARTADLVTDLEQRRPEWDLPLAIHVNGCPNSCARFQVADIGLKGVLATDDEGQQAEGFQVHLGGSLGEESGFGRSPRGLRLSADDLSDYVDRLIGRFEEQRTADESFAQWSIRAAEDDLR
- a CDS encoding phosphoadenylyl-sulfate reductase translates to MSTADPPATSGVDLRLRPPRRSEEELRHIVDQGKQIFGEEAEPLELLLWFGKRLGVERLAVAVSFSDGVMAYLAAHAVPGVDLLFVDTGYHFAETLGLRDAVASTQKVNVRSLQPELATKQQDERYGAELWRTDPDKCCAMRKTAPMDNALRGYEAWATGLRRNDHDGRVRTPLIEWDERHRMIKLNPIAAYSDEQIDACIVEYGIMENPLRQLGYRSIGCEPCTQPVADGAPERSGRWAGRNKVECGMHI